In Solanum pennellii chromosome 7, SPENNV200, the following are encoded in one genomic region:
- the LOC107025073 gene encoding uncharacterized protein LOC107025073 encodes MVNRSKAGKPDVFLHEEGYYIIKFQNLNDMNEILYSGPHTISNRPIILKQWCPDFDFGKEFLAEIPLWVNFPKLPLNCWGVGSLSRIASAIGVPLFADECTTKQTRISYARMLIEVNVTKVIPQQITVMDLNGRTFLQEVVMEWKPQYCDKCQKIGHQCQSVTLEEIPKKRKPWRKVTQTWQYKGPIQQQEKKDDHMKMPVIGENNAQKEKQEIEKEEEQELKQTPELNLRPYTGSKHLEFSLSNFPMLSAIPVRNGFESLRNSKLASLPVDRGLIETRVKEVNIKATLKAIAPGWRIIHNYKEAANGRIWIIWDESLYDINLINSSAQMIHCQINERSKGYQFNLTLVYGFNILEMRKSLWNDLKMLAHNVSDPWLIIRDFNVILSPQDRLVGAPVTLNEIKDFEECVKDMGITEVQWKGNYYTWTNKQIGNARIAIRIDRAFGNDAWMDKWGHTAIDYGNPGVSDHRPMHLLLHQSYHQIRIYSQAKDELVTKEKELLTKLEKWSMIEENALRQKARARWITLGDANNKYFSSVIKERNQKKHIRSKLPAINAQVMKRGPVLSKQQRLQLCTDITEHEIYTALQSIGNDKAPGVDGYNAFFFKHTWKIVKKDVIEAVKNFFTTGKLFKPFNCTLVSLIPKVQSPKTVKKYRPIACCTVIYKIISKVITRRMHDVMPDVICESQAGFIPGRKIADNIILTHELVKTYTRKNISPRSMLKIDLQKAYDSVEWPFLEQVMVGLGFPEMFIQWVMHCVKTVNYTIVVNGQTTQRFDAAKGLRQGDPMSPYLFAIAMEYHSRLLKGLKEEKTFKYHPKCSKLAITHLCFADDFTSVFKRRSGVLQDTSKVLFRVLSSFRIAGKSHKKLYILWWSSDGGKATNYATAWLYNGRATFQILGSASFNKKVDYNTVSYWAQLFIIPAKIIKVIEGLCRSYLWLGVDYVTKKALIAWEKVCCPKSEGGIGLTNMKVWNRAAVAKLCWDLANKEDKLWIKWIHTYYIKGQREWQRRKHASWMIQKVMNAKQMVEQVQQMQGKSKGVIRQLYCHMKGDQQRQAWTCLMFNNAARPKAYFTMWIMMNQRLVTVDRLAQWGVIVEKTCVLCKNDDENAEHLFMQCNFARRMWGRLLSWIEQQGNVPMTWEQFKQWCILHGKGKSSASKMFKIILAEGIYGLWMERNRRIFEHKSKNEDQIV; translated from the exons ATGGTGAACCGGTCTAAAGCAGGTAAACCAGATGTATTTTTAcatgaagaaggatattatataattaagtttCAGAACCTGAATGATATGAATGAGATTCTATATTCTGGGCCACATACTATAAGCAATAGACCTATCATACTGAAACAATGGTGCCCAGATTTTGATTTTGGAAAGGAATTCTTAGCTGAAATACCCCTGTGGGTTAATTTTCCAAAGTTACCTCTTAATTGTTGGGGAGTAGGTTCACTGAGTAGAATTGCAAGTGCTATTGGTGTGCCTTTATTTGCTGATGAATGTACTACAAAGCAAACAAGAATTTCCTATGCTAGAATGCTTATAGAAGTTAATGTTACTAAAGTTATTCCTCAGCAGATTACAGTTATGGATCTAAATGGAAGAACCTTCTTACAGGAAGTTGTGATGGAGTGGAAGCCTCAGTATTGTGACAAATGCCAAAAGATTGGACATCAATGTCAATCAGTAACACTGGAGGAGATACCAAAGAAGAGAAAGCCTTGGAGAAAAGTCACACAGACCTGGCAGTATAAAGGGCCAATTCAACAGCAAGAGAAGAAAGATGATCATATGAAGATGCCAGTAATAGGTGAAAATAATGCACAGAAGGAGAAACAAGAGATAGAGAAAGAAGAGGAGCAGGAACTCAAGCAAACACCTGAGCTCAATCTGAGGCCTTATACTGGAAGCAAGCATCTGGAGTTCAGTCTATCAAATTTTCCTATGCTTTCAGCTATACCTGTTAGAAATGGATTTGAGAGTTTAAGGAATAGTAAACTAGCTTCACTGCCTGTTGATAGAG GGTTAATTGAAACAAGAGTTAAAGAGGTTAATATTAAAGCTACTTTAAAAGCAATAGCTCCAGGATGGAGGATCATACATAATTATAAGGAGGCTGCAAATGGTAGAATATGGATAATATGGGATGAAAGTTTGTATGATATCAACTTAATAAACAGTTCAGCTCAAATGATTCATTGTCAGATAAATGAAAGGAGCAAAGGATATCAATTTAATCTCACATTGGTATATGGATTTAATATCTTAGAAATGAGGAAAAGCTTATGGAATGATTTGAAGATGTTGGCTCACAATGTTTCTGATCCATGGCTCATAATAAGAGactttaatgttattttatcCCCTCAAGATAGATTAGTTGGAGCTCCTGTTACTTTGAATGAGATaaaggattttgaagaatgtGTTAAGGATATGGGAATCACTGAAGTACAATGGAAAGGTAATTATTATACTTGGACCAATAAACAGATTGGTAATGCCAGAATTGCTATTAGAATTGATAGAGCTTTTGGGAATGATGCTTGGATGGATAAATGGGGCCATACTGCTATAGATTATGGGAATCCAGGTGTGTCTGATCATAGACCTATGCATTTGTTACTTCATCAAAGTTATCATCAGATCAGA ATATATAGCCAGGCAAAGGATGAGCTAGTTACTAAAGAGAAGGAGTTACTAACAAAGCTGGAGAAGTGGTCAATGATAGAAGAAAATGCTTTAAGACAAAAAGCAAGAGCAAGATGGATCACACTGGGAGATGCAAACAACAAGTACTTCAGTTCAGTGATAAAGGAAAGAAACCAAAAGAAGCATATTAGAA GTAAACTTCCAGCTATAAATGCTCAGGTGATGAAGAGAGGGCCTGTTTTATCAAAGCAGCAAAGACTTCAATTATGTACAGACATAACAGAACATGAGATTTATACAGCATTGCAGTCTATTGGGAATGATAAGGCTCCAGGGGTAGATGGTTATAATGCATTTTTCTTTAAGCATACTTGGAAGATTGTTAAAAAGGATGTTATTGAAGCTGTCAAAAACTTCTTCACAACAGGAAAGTTGTTTAAGCCTTTCAACTGCACTCTTGTTTCTTTAATTCCAAAGGTTCAAAGTCCTAAAACTGTGAAGAAGTATAGGCCAATTGCTTGTTGCACTGTGatttataaaatcatttcaaaGGTAATAACAAGAAGAATGCATGATGTTATGCCTGATGTTATATGTGAGAGTCAGGCTGGATTTATACCAGGGAGGAAGATTGCAGATAACATTATTCTGACTCATGAGTTGGTCAAGACCTATACTAGGAAGAATATTTCTCCTAGAAGCATGCTTAAGATTGATCTACAGAAAGCCTATGATTCAGTTGAGTGGCCTTTCTTAGAACAAGTAATGGTAGGCTTGGGATTCCCAGAGATGTTTATCCAGTGGGTGATGCATTGTGTCAAAACAGTGAATTATACTATTGTTGTTAATGGGCAAACTACTCAAAGATTTGATGCAGCTAAAGGCCTCAGACAAGGAGATCCTATGTCACCTTACTTGTTTGCCATAGCAATGGAATACCACAGTAGGCTCCTCAAAGGGCTTAAAGAAGAGAAAACTTTCAAATATCATCCTAAATGCTCTAAGCTGGCCATTACTCACTTATGTTTTGCAGATGATTTTACTTCTGTTTTCAAAAGAAGATCTGGAGTCCTTCAAGATACTTCAAAGGTGCTTTTCAGAGTTCTCTCAAGCTTCAGGATTGCAGGCAAATCTCACAAAAAGCTCTATATATTGTGGTGGAGTTCAGATGGAGGTAAGGCAACAAATTATGCAACAGCTTGGTTATACAATGGAAGAGCTACCTTTCAAATACTTGGGAGTGCCTCTTTCAACAAAAAAGTTGACTATAATACAGTG TCTTACTGGGCTCAACTTTTTATTATTCctgcaaaaataattaaagtgaTTGAAGGATTATGTAGAAGCTACTTATGGTTAGGAGTTGACTATGTTACAAAAAAGGCACTGATAGCATGGGAGAAAGTGTGTTGTCCTAAAAGTGAAGGAGGTATAGGGCTGACCAATATGAAAGTGTGGAATAGAGCTGCAGTTGCTAAACTTTGTTGGGATCTAGCTAACAAGGAGGATAAGTTATGGATTAAATGGATACACACATACTATATAAAAGGGCAGAGAGAATGGCAGAGGAGGAAACATGCAAGCTGGATGATACAAAAAGTAATGAATGCTAAGCAAATGGTGGAACAGGTTCAGCAAATGCAAGGGAAAAGTAAAGGGGTGATCAGGCAACTTTATTGTCACATGAAGGGAGATCAACAAAGGCAAGCATGGACTTGTCTTATGTTCAACAATGCAGCAAGACCAAAAGCTTACTTCACAATGTGGATTATGATGAATCAAAGGCTAGTAACAGTGGACAGATTGGCTCAGTGGGGAGTTATAGTAGAGAAGACATGTGTGCTATGCAagaatgatgatgaaaatgCCGAACATCTGTTTATGCAATGTAACTTTGCTAGAAGAATGTGGGGGAGACTGCTAAGTTGGATAGAGCAACAAGGTAATGTTCCAATGACATGGGAGCAGTTTAAGCAGTGGTGTATCCTTCATGGAAAAGGGAAGAGCTCAGCATCAAAAATGTTCAAGATTATATTGGCTGAAGGTATCTATGGATTGTGGATGGAGAGAAATAGAAGAATCTTTGAGCACAAGAGCAAAAATGAGGATCAAATAGTTTAA